Proteins encoded within one genomic window of Psilocybe cubensis strain MGC-MH-2018 chromosome 2, whole genome shotgun sequence:
- a CDS encoding Lactose permease: protein MINGLQSVTEWEKFFNFPAGGKLGLFNAIQNIGSLCAYPFAPYIADGLGRRSTIWMGAAIMVIATVIQTASQNFGMFIGARFLIGFGLTFGASSAPLLITEIAYPTQRAQLTSVYNSLWYEPHQSHQSITESSFNLQGILEASLPESPRWLVGRGRESEALETLAYYHADGDRNDPLVQWEFEEIKAALAFDREVAANVGWLSLFSTPGNRRRMRIIVALAFFSQWSGNGLGCIVAVSSGFLCERVGRRPLFLSSCLGLLLTWTLETICFAVYSETGDKAAGNAVVAMMSFCYFFVVETKNRSLEETAALFDGTEAVLMVTEKAAENAGLKKRLANEESKKESSEKIEQAMIEQI, encoded by the exons ATGATTA ACGGTCTACAGAGCGTGACCGAGTGGGAGAAATTTTTCAATTTCCCTGCAGGTGGGAAG CTGGGCCTTTTCAACGCCATTCAG AATATCGGATCTCTCTGTGCCTATCCTTTTGCTCCATACATCGCCGATGGTTTGGGCCGTAGATCGACTATCTGGATGGGCGCAGCGATCATGGTTATTGCAACCGTTATACAGACCGCATCGCAGAACTTTGGAATGTTCATTGGAGCACG ATTTTTGATTGGATTTGGGCTTACCTTTGGTGCATCGTCCGCCCCGCTTTTGATTACGGAGATTGCGTATCCTACTCAGCGGGCACAGTTGACATCAGTGTATAACAGTCTTTGGTATGAGCCGCATCAGTCCCATCAGAGCATCACTGAATCATCATTCAACCTTCAAGGCATCTTGGAAGCATCAT TGCCCGAATCTCCTCGATGGCTAGTTGGTAGAGGAAG GGAATCTGAGGCGCTAGAGACACTTGCGTACTATCATGCCGACGGCGACAG AAATGATCCACTAGTGCAATGGGAATTCGAAGAAATTAAGGCTGCCCTGGCATTTGATCGCGAGGTCGCAGCAAACGTCGGCTGGTTATCACTATTTTCAACCCCAGGAAACCGTCGTCGCATGCGCATTATTGTTGCACTTGCCTTCTTCTCGCAATGGTCTGGGAATGGATTAGG TTGTATTGTGGCCGTTTCTTCGGGATTCCTGTGTGAACGAGTTGGAAGGAGGCCGCTATTCTTGTCCTCTTGCTTGG GTTTACTATTAACATGGACTTTGGAGACTATATGCTTCGCGGTATATTCTGAGACTGGGGACAAGGCTGCAGGAAACGCTGTCGTGGCTATGATGT CCTTCTGCTACTTTTTCGTCGTGGAAACCAAGAAC CGGAGTCTGGAAGAGACTGCTGC GTTGTTCGATGGAACTGAGGCAGTATTGATGGTAACAGAAAAGGCTGCAGAGAATGCTGGCCTCAAGAAGCGGTTGGCAAATGAAGAGAGCAAGAAAGAAAGTAGTGAGAAAATCGAACAAGCAATGATTGAGCAGATCTAA